The Hyalangium gracile genome window below encodes:
- the rplL gene encoding 50S ribosomal protein L7/L12, with protein sequence MAADINALIDQLSQLTVMEAANLVKELEKKWGVSAAAVAVAPGPGGGGATTAAPAEEKTEFTVVLANAGANKINVIKEIRAITGLGLKEAKDLVEGAPKTVKEGVNKDDAKKIKDQLTAAGATVEVK encoded by the coding sequence ATGGCTGCAGACATCAACGCGCTGATTGACCAGCTCTCCCAGCTCACCGTCATGGAGGCGGCGAACCTGGTGAAGGAGCTCGAGAAGAAGTGGGGCGTCTCCGCCGCCGCCGTCGCCGTGGCCCCTGGCCCCGGTGGTGGTGGTGCTACCACCGCGGCTCCCGCCGAGGAGAAGACGGAGTTCACGGTCGTTCTGGCCAACGCCGGCGCGAACAAGATCAACGTCATCAAGGAGATCCGCGCGATCACCGGCCTGGGCCTGAAGGAGGCCAAGGACCTGGTCGAGGGCGCGCCCAAGACGGTCAAGGAGGGCGTCAACAAGGACGACGCCAAGAAGATCAAGGACCAGCTCACCGCGGCTGGCGCCACCGTCGAAGTGAAGTAG